In a single window of the Drosophila subpulchrella strain 33 F10 #4 breed RU33 chromosome X, RU_Dsub_v1.1 Primary Assembly, whole genome shotgun sequence genome:
- the LOC119558349 gene encoding uncharacterized protein LOC119558349 isoform X4, translated as MKLSVSAYRAHASAHKKILSSGYHSQLNYGSTGAAAASSSSSGATATGLYAMEAHEHEAGKFVKDVARQVHDCNSDTDVISPTGTSSSGGGGGGGGGGGGSGGAGPSDGGYHKRHHKMVRDEDNNSAAHSSDSKSPSQRKSRIGDGASDPDSDWTRSNQRWMKLRTTVQISSAIQKKPPLKREDSFLKRFSTRQIPETQETVEDTGSESASGDVEKSVKRRRRYLQKRRSVVNPDENFYFYWLMMLTVCVLYNLWTLIVRQSFPELQQSVPTFWLVCDSMTDVVFILDIIVQLRTGYLEQGLMVYDDRKLACHYVHSRDFIFDMIALIPLDLLQLKMGTHPLLRFTRFFKVYRSVRFYYIVESRTVWPNLWRVVNLIHILLILAHWFGCFYFLLSEAEGFQGDWVYPYRPGDYATLTRKYLGSLYWSTLTLTTIGDLPTPETNAEPNFSVDGPRSIPRRGIKSRLLQFGSSYGYIFTIVSYLIGVFIFATIVGQVGNVITNRNANRLEFERLLDGAKTYMRHHKVPGGMKRRVLRWYDYSWSRGRIQGGGDINTALGLLPDKLKTELALHVNLSVLKKVTIFQECQPEFLHDLVLKMKAYIFTPGDSICRKGEVAREMFIIADGILEVLSETGKVLTTMKAGDFFGEIGILNLDGLNKRTADVRSVGYSELFSLSREDVLAAMKDYPDAQEILQTLGRKRLMEVRCVNKKYAKAQSDKEAAAYAAAHPHHHPAHHQGQVHQSDSSENSASKKIVDKLKHDVKGFRNVLKKSRTSRKSDESLEMQPLHNTSPRGSKILLKRMSRVRSDEKDADSAEAKDELHDKTPSPIGAGLPLLQRLRLLKEKQESIQEEPEREFSEGFPLIQRLQQLKIKNEPQANAAEPGVVMVNTPPNISSKIDSHFGASQGVGSVPGLNGGGISAPGQSLTVAQIKPIMKVSFKQKIQQLQGGGAASSSPGPSTGAIAKKEPPKSLALVAKHATSDDPVATAGVGLGAGSGIATISKRVVKPAHRMATPLQSDTDTDGTPIKPWSKLKLATLMSSSYTSLTNCSPDDLASPLKNYSLSNIPQQMETHTRPRHHSARSSSRSPRHGHGHGHHHHHHHQGQSLGQGPSSTSTTGSSPGQVNQLASSAAKRDCLRLQKPEQHLPDGELTELGGNGRRKLYQSVFDLSPEYCGLPFVKRLKILNERQKLAELERALQTRSFSLDCSKSGPDSKVPISESLYRCYSDTSGIYSQFLSTYESTTSSTSISTNTSASASASASASASASDSNSRQLQYVPLPLSPESNETMERRKLKSILKKLQMGGGQEEEAGSKVNASGTTKKGQGLPAEPTLEGPPASAKEELESPFGGAAAIGSVNNKNNGCGTGNGNGTGTSTATINDNSANASNSISRPNNSAYASCPPPAVAFPFPVPVPVTVPIAPASGAVPLPLGSEAANVWSPTLTLVTPTNSPQESFAFPAQLQREGELGGHGNGNGRGLVGGVGSASAVGASASASASASTSASYVVECSSSSNQILHAQSTTDLNLNLQLRQNTTSATMGGTGPGPRLEGFPEAQDYFNQILSGINHVIKTHMNEMHSKFETQFSSMAGEVRRRDAIIAQLQLKLRSIEAKSSGPVASTSASSSALVLPLSRRHKREKMSQLSVDDDEPPEEDNSSSGSSAELLFMRGDSLDTVFTSSPPIQGGRRSISPGPSRHHAASANALNCPSSYYGGPGSLSSRHAQSHPSFYSGQGNGRSGRSSGYREWSGGADSLGSGSGSSSAVMVADVTGNLARLSDSVILDIGESSSSSSSSSKINIADVDDDEEEEEDPAARHPREEEDVDDDGGGGGGGRSASHNDWEVRMLAAEMERQERKRGHSLSDNLGELKHCSTFLRRRRKFSDTETEFSETDMEEQLARSGSGSMDPSGSTVASGSGAGGSTSTSAGHPSGSQRPRASSLDQFNLRYGIGRGIFKAMSIDRDKDKL; from the exons GACACGATCGAACCAGCGCTGGATGAAGCTGCGCACCACCGTGCAGATCTCATCGGCGATACAGAAGAAACCACCGCTCAAGCGCGAAGACTCCTTCCTGAAGCGTTTCTCGACAAGACAGATACCCGAAACACAG GAAACTGTTGAAGATACGGGTTCAGAAAGTGCCTCTGGTGACGTCGAAAAGAGTGTTAAACGACGACGACGCTATCTGCAGAAACGACGATCTGTTGTTAATCCAGATGAAAATTTTTACTTCTATTGGTTAATGATGTTAACTGTATGTGTTCTGTATAATCTATGGACCCTAATTGTGAGGCAGAGCTTTCCTGAACTGCAG CAATCTGTGCCCACGTTCTGGCTCGTCTGCGATTCGATGACAGATGTTGTATTTATCTTAGATATAATAGTTCAATTACGCACAGGCTATCTGGAGCAGGGCCTAATG GTATACGATGACAGGAAGCTGGCCTGCCACTATGTTCACTCGCGCGACTTTATCTTCGATATGATAGCGCTGATACCATTGGATCTGCTGCAGCTCAAGATGGGCACACATCCGCTCTTGCGTTTTACGCGCTTTTTTAAA GTTTATCGATCTGTGAGATTTTATTACATCGTAGAAAGTAGAACAGTTTGGCCAAATTTATGGCGCGTTGTTAACCTAATTCATATCCTGTTAATACTGGCACACTGGTTCGGTTGTTTCTATTTTTTACTCTCCGAGGCGGAGGGTTTTCAg GGCGATTGGGTCTATCCGTATCGACCCGGGGACTATGCCACCCTGACGCGCAAGTATCTGGGCAGCCTGTACTGGTCGACCCTGACACTGACGACCATTGGGGACCTGCCCACGCCCGAGACGAATGCAGA ACCGAACTTTTCGGTGGACGGCCCGCGATCAATTCCGAGGCGAGGCATTAAATCGCGCCTGCTTCAATTCGGCTCTAGCTATGG ATATATTTTTACGATCGTTAGCTATTTGATTGGTGTTTTTATCTTCGCCACCATTGTGGGCCAAGTGGGCAATGTGATAACGAACCGAAATGCGAATCGCCTGGAGTTCGAGCGCCTGCTGGATGGGGCCAAGACGTATATGCGGCACCACAAG GTGCCCGGGGGGATGAAGCGTCGCGTGCTGCGGTGGTACGACTACAGTTGGTCCCGCGGAAGGATACAGGGTGGCGGTGACATCAATACCGCCTTGGGCCTCCTGCCCGACAAGCTGAAAACCGAATTGGCCTTACATGTCAACCTCAGCGTGCTGAAGAAGGTGACCATTTTCCAAGAGTGCCAGCCCGAGTTCCTCCACGATCTCGTGCTCAAGATGAAGGCCTACATCTTCACGCCGGGCGACTCCATCTGCCGAAAGGGCGAGGTGGCCCGCGAGATGTTCATCATCGCCGATGGCATCCTGGAGGTCCTCAGCGAGACGGGCAAGGTCCTCACCACCATGAAGGCTGGCGATTTTTTTGGCGAAATCGGCATCCTCAATCTGGACGGGCTGAACAA ACGCACGGCGGATGTGCGGTCCGTGGGCTATTCTGAGCTTTTCTCCCTGTCCCGCGAGGATGTCCTGGCGGCCATGAAGGACTATCCCGATGCCCAGGAGATCCTGCAGACCCTGGGTCGCAAGCGGCTGATGGAGGTGCGCTGCGTGAACAAGAAGTACGCCAAGGCCCAGAGCGACAAGGAGGCGGCGGCCTATGCGGCGGCCCATCCGCACCACCACCCAGCCCACCACCAGGGTCAGGTGCACCAGAGCGACAGCAGCGAGAACAGTGCCTCCAAGAAGATCGTCGACAAGCTGAAGCACGACGTCAAGGGCTTCCGGAATGTGCTCAAGAAGTCCAG GACCTCGCGGAAAAGCGATGAATCCCTAGAGATGCAACCCCTGCACAACACCTCGCCCCGTGGCAGTAAGATCCTGTTGAAGCGAATGTCGCGGGTGAGATCGGACGAAAAGGATGCGGACAGTGCCGAGGCCAAGGACGAGTTGCACGACAAGACGCCCAGCCCCATTGGGGCGGggctgccgctgctgcagcGCCTCCGGCTGCTCAAAGAGAAGCAG GAATCGATCCAGGAGGAGCCCGAACGCGAGTTCAGCGAAGGCTTTCCCCTGATCCAGCGACTGCAGCAGTTGAAAATTAAGAACGAGCCGCAGGCAAACGCTGCCGAACCCGGCGTCGTCATG GTCAACACGCCGCCCAATATCAGCAGCAAGATAGATTCGCATTTTGGGGCCAGCCAGGGAGTTGGATCGGTTCCGGGACTAAATGGTGGAGGCATCTCGGCGCCGGGACAATCGCTGACGGTGGCCCAGATCAAGCCCATCATGAAGGTGTCGTTCAAGCAGAAGATCCAGCAGTTGCAGGGCGGCGGAGCAGCCAGCAGCTCCCCAGGGCCGAGTACCGGAGCCATTGCCAAGAAGGAGCCGCCCAAGTCACTGGCCCTGGTGGCCAAGCATGCCACATCCGACGATCCGGTGGCCACAGCTGGAGTGGGATTGGGAGCTGGCTCTGGCATAGCCACCATATCGAAAAGGGTGGTCAAACCCGCCCACAGGATGGCCACGCCACTGCAGTCCGACACGGACACTGATGGCACGCCCATCAAGCCGTGGTCCAAGCTGAAACTGGCCACCCTGATGTCCTCCAGCTACACAAGCTTGACCAATTGCTCGCCCGATGATCTGGCCTCGCCGCTGAAGAACTACTCGCTGAGCAACATACCCCAGCAGATGGAGACGCATACGCGACCACGCCACCACAGCGCCAGGAGCAGTTCAAGATCACCACGCCACGGGCATGGACATGGGcatcatcaccatcaccatcatcaGGGGCAGTCACTGGGTCAGGGGCCAAGCTCCACCAGCACAACGGGCTCGTCGCCTGGCCAAGTGAACCAGTTGGCCAGCAGTGCTGCCAAGAGGGATTGCCTGCGTCTCCAGAAGCCGGAGCAGCATCTGCCCGACGGCGAACTGACCGAACTGGGCGGCAATGGTCGCAGGAAGCTCTACCAGAGCGTCTTCGATCTCTCCCCGGAATATTGCGGTCTGCCGTTCGTCAAGCGCCTGAAGATCCTCAACGAGCGCCAGAAGTTGGCCGAACTGGAGAGGGCCCTCCAGACCCGCAGCTTCAGCCTGGACTGCTCCAAATCCGGGCCGGATAGCAAGGTGCCCATCTCGGAGTCGTTGTATCGCTGCTACAGCGACACCTCCGGCATCTATTCGCAGTTCCTCAGCACTTACGAGTCGACCACCAGCTCCACCTCGATATCCACCAATACTTCCGCTTCCGCATCGGCATCCGcctccgcatccgcatccgcttCGGATAGCAACTCCCGCCAGTTGCAGTATGTACCCCTGCCATTAAGTCCCGAATCCAATGAGACAATGGAGCGTCGCAAGCTGAAGAGTATACTCAAGAAGCTCCAGATGGGCGGTGgtcaggaggaggaggcgggtTCAAAGGTCAACGCCAGTGGCACCACCAAAAAGGGCCAGGGTTTGCCGGCGGAGCCGACCTTGGAAGG CCCGCCCGCCAGTGCCAAGGAGGAGTTGGAATCTCCCTTCGGCGGTGCTGCGGCGATCGGTTCggttaataataaaaataatggtTGCGGTACGGGTAACGGTAACGGTACGGGTACAAGCACGGCTACGATTAACGATAATAGTGCCAATGCGAGCAATTCGATATCGCGTCCGAACAACAGTGCGTATGCGTCGTGTCCTCCACCGGCGGTGgcatttccgtttccggtgCCGGTGCCGGTCACAGTTCCGATTGCCCCTGCATCCGGTGCAGTTCCACTTCCGCTGGGATCGGAGGCGGCGAATGTCTGGTCGCCGACGTTGACGTTGGTAACGCCCACGAATTCGCCGCAGGAGAGCTTCGCGTTTCCCGCCCAGCTTCAAAGGGAGGGGGAGTTGGGCGGCcacggaaacggaaacgggCGCGGGCTCGTTGGTGGCGTTGGCAGCGCCTCAGCGGTTGGAGCCTCGGCATCCGcgtccgcatccgcatccacaTCCGCCTCGTATGTCGTCGAGTGCTCATCGTCGTCGAATCAGATCCTCCATGCCCAGTCCACCACtgatttgaatttgaatttgcagcTCAGGCAGAACACGACCAGTGCGACCATGGGCGGAACGGGTCCAGGGCCCCGGCTCGAAG GCTTCCCGGAGGCTCAGGACTACTTCAATCAAATCCTGAGCGGCATCAATCACGTAATCAAGACGCACATGAACGAGATGCACTCCAAGTTCGAGACGCAGTTCTCCAGCATGGCGGGCGAGGTGCGACGCCGCGACGCAATCATTGCCCAGCTGCAGCTCAAGCTGCGCTCCATAGAGGCCAAGTCCTCTGGCCCAGTGGCATCCACATCCGCATCCTCTTCCGCCTTGGTTCTGCCACTCAGCAGGCGACATAAGCGCGAGAAGATGTCCCAGTTGTCTGTGGACGACGATGAACCGCCCGAGGAGGACAACAGTAGTTCGGGATCTTCAGCGGAGCTTCTATTTATG CGCGGTGATTCCCTGGACACGGTCTTCACCTCATCGCCGCCCATCCAGGGCGGCAGGCGCAGCATATCGCCAGGTCCAAGTCGTCATCATGCGGCCTCGGCGAACGCCCTGAACTGTCCGAGTAGCTACTACGGAGGACCCGGCTCCCTGAGCTCCCGCCACGCCCAAAGCCATCCCAGCTTCTACTCCGGCCAGGGCAATGGACGCAGTGGCCGCAGCAGTGGCTATCGCGAGTGGAGCGGCGGAGCGGACAGCCTGGGCAGCGGGAGCGGATCGAGCAGTGCCGTCATGGTGGCGGATGTTACGGGCAATCTGGCCCGATTGTCGGACAGCGTGATCCTGGACATTGGCGAGAGCTCCAGCTCGAGCTCCTCTTCCAGCAAGATCAACATAGCCGATGTGGATgacgacgaggaggaggaagaggaTCCAGCGGCGCGGCATCCTCGAGAGGAAGAGGACGTGGACGACGAcggcggtggtggtggaggCGGCAGATCGGCAAGCCACAATGACTGGGAGGTGCGAATGCTGGCCGCCGAAATGGAGCGACAGGAGCGCAAGCGGGGTCACTCCCTCTCCGACAATCTGGGTGAGCTGAAGCACTGCAGCACGTTCCTGCGGCGACGCCGGAAATTCAGCGACACGGAGACGGAGTTCAGCGAGACGGACATGGAGGAGCAGCTGGCCAGGTCGGGCAGCGGCTCCATGGACCCAAGTGGCTCGACAGTGGCGTCTGGCTCCGGGGCCGGTggatccacatccacatccgcgGGACATCCGAGTGGCAGCCAGCGACCCCGGGCATCCAGCTTGGATCAGTTCAACCTGCGCTACGGCATCGGGCGCGGAATCTTTAAAGCAATGAGCATCGACCGTGATAAAGACAAGCTTTGA
- the LOC119558349 gene encoding pneumococcal serine-rich repeat protein isoform X7, producing MKLSVSAYRAHASAHKKILSSGYHSQLNYGSTGAAAASSSSSGATATGLYAMEAHEHEAGKFVKDVARQVHDCNSDTDVISPTGTSSSGGGGGGGGGGGGSGGAGPSDGGYHKRHHKMVRDEDNNSAAHSSDSKSPSQRKSRIGDGASDPDSDWTRSNQRWMKLRTTVQISSAIQKKPPLKREDSFLKRFSTRQIPETQETVEDTGSESASGDVEKSVKRRRRYLQKRRSVVNPDENFYFYWLMMLTVCVLYNLWTLIVRQSFPELQQSVPTFWLVCDSMTDVVFILDIIVQLRTGYLEQGLMVYDDRKLACHYVHSRDFIFDMIALIPLDLLQLKMGTHPLLRFTRFFKVYRSVRFYYIVESRTVWPNLWRVVNLIHILLILAHWFGCFYFLLSEAEGFQGDWVYPYRPGDYATLTRKYLGSLYWSTLTLTTIGDLPTPETNAEPNFSVDGPRSIPRRGIKSRLLQFGSSYGYIFTIVSYLIGVFIFATIVGQVGNVITNRNANRLEFERLLDGAKTYMRHHKVPGGMKRRVLRWYDYSWSRGRIQGGGDINTALGLLPDKLKTELALHVNLSVLKKVTIFQECQPEFLHDLVLKMKAYIFTPGDSICRKGEVAREMFIIADGILEVLSETGKVLTTMKAGDFFGEIGILNLDGLNKRTADVRSVGYSELFSLSREDVLAAMKDYPDAQEILQTLGRKRLMEVRCVNKKYAKAQSDKEAAAYAAAHPHHHPAHHQGQVHQSDSSENSASKKIVDKLKHDVKGFRNVLKKSRTSRKSDESLEMQPLHNTSPRGSKILLKRMSRVRSDEKDADSAEAKDELHDKTPSPIGAGLPLLQRLRLLKEKQVNTPPNISSKIDSHFGASQGVGSVPGLNGGGISAPGQSLTVAQIKPIMKVSFKQKIQQLQGGGAASSSPGPSTGAIAKKEPPKSLALVAKHATSDDPVATAGVGLGAGSGIATISKRVVKPAHRMATPLQSDTDTDGTPIKPWSKLKLATLMSSSYTSLTNCSPDDLASPLKNYSLSNIPQQMETHTRPRHHSARSSSRSPRHGHGHGHHHHHHHQGQSLGQGPSSTSTTGSSPGQVNQLASSAAKRDCLRLQKPEQHLPDGELTELGGNGRRKLYQSVFDLSPEYCGLPFVKRLKILNERQKLAELERALQTRSFSLDCSKSGPDSKVPISESLYRCYSDTSGIYSQFLSTYESTTSSTSISTNTSASASASASASASASDSNSRQLQYVPLPLSPESNETMERRKLKSILKKLQMGGGQEEEAGSKVNASGTTKKGQGLPAEPTLEGPPASAKEELESPFGGAAAIGSVNNKNNGCGTGNGNGTGTSTATINDNSANASNSISRPNNSAYASCPPPAVAFPFPVPVPVTVPIAPASGAVPLPLGSEAANVWSPTLTLVTPTNSPQESFAFPAQLQREGELGGHGNGNGRGLVGGVGSASAVGASASASASASTSASYVVECSSSSNQILHAQSTTDLNLNLQLRQNTTSATMGGTGPGPRLEGFPEAQDYFNQILSGINHVIKTHMNEMHSKFETQFSSMAGEVRRRDAIIAQLQLKLRSIEAKSSGPVASTSASSSALVLPLSRRHKREKMSQLSVDDDEPPEEDNSSSGSSAELLFMRGDSLDTVFTSSPPIQGGRRSISPGPSRHHAASANALNCPSSYYGGPGSLSSRHAQSHPSFYSGQGNGRSGRSSGYREWSGGADSLGSGSGSSSAVMVADVTGNLARLSDSVILDIGESSSSSSSSSKINIADVDDDEEEEEDPAARHPREEEDVDDDGGGGGGGRSASHNDWEVRMLAAEMERQERKRGHSLSDNLGELKHCSTFLRRRRKFSDTETEFSETDMEEQLARSGSGSMDPSGSTVASGSGAGGSTSTSAGHPSGSQRPRASSLDQFNLRYGIGRGIFKAMSIDRDKDKL from the exons GACACGATCGAACCAGCGCTGGATGAAGCTGCGCACCACCGTGCAGATCTCATCGGCGATACAGAAGAAACCACCGCTCAAGCGCGAAGACTCCTTCCTGAAGCGTTTCTCGACAAGACAGATACCCGAAACACAG GAAACTGTTGAAGATACGGGTTCAGAAAGTGCCTCTGGTGACGTCGAAAAGAGTGTTAAACGACGACGACGCTATCTGCAGAAACGACGATCTGTTGTTAATCCAGATGAAAATTTTTACTTCTATTGGTTAATGATGTTAACTGTATGTGTTCTGTATAATCTATGGACCCTAATTGTGAGGCAGAGCTTTCCTGAACTGCAG CAATCTGTGCCCACGTTCTGGCTCGTCTGCGATTCGATGACAGATGTTGTATTTATCTTAGATATAATAGTTCAATTACGCACAGGCTATCTGGAGCAGGGCCTAATG GTATACGATGACAGGAAGCTGGCCTGCCACTATGTTCACTCGCGCGACTTTATCTTCGATATGATAGCGCTGATACCATTGGATCTGCTGCAGCTCAAGATGGGCACACATCCGCTCTTGCGTTTTACGCGCTTTTTTAAA GTTTATCGATCTGTGAGATTTTATTACATCGTAGAAAGTAGAACAGTTTGGCCAAATTTATGGCGCGTTGTTAACCTAATTCATATCCTGTTAATACTGGCACACTGGTTCGGTTGTTTCTATTTTTTACTCTCCGAGGCGGAGGGTTTTCAg GGCGATTGGGTCTATCCGTATCGACCCGGGGACTATGCCACCCTGACGCGCAAGTATCTGGGCAGCCTGTACTGGTCGACCCTGACACTGACGACCATTGGGGACCTGCCCACGCCCGAGACGAATGCAGA ACCGAACTTTTCGGTGGACGGCCCGCGATCAATTCCGAGGCGAGGCATTAAATCGCGCCTGCTTCAATTCGGCTCTAGCTATGG ATATATTTTTACGATCGTTAGCTATTTGATTGGTGTTTTTATCTTCGCCACCATTGTGGGCCAAGTGGGCAATGTGATAACGAACCGAAATGCGAATCGCCTGGAGTTCGAGCGCCTGCTGGATGGGGCCAAGACGTATATGCGGCACCACAAG GTGCCCGGGGGGATGAAGCGTCGCGTGCTGCGGTGGTACGACTACAGTTGGTCCCGCGGAAGGATACAGGGTGGCGGTGACATCAATACCGCCTTGGGCCTCCTGCCCGACAAGCTGAAAACCGAATTGGCCTTACATGTCAACCTCAGCGTGCTGAAGAAGGTGACCATTTTCCAAGAGTGCCAGCCCGAGTTCCTCCACGATCTCGTGCTCAAGATGAAGGCCTACATCTTCACGCCGGGCGACTCCATCTGCCGAAAGGGCGAGGTGGCCCGCGAGATGTTCATCATCGCCGATGGCATCCTGGAGGTCCTCAGCGAGACGGGCAAGGTCCTCACCACCATGAAGGCTGGCGATTTTTTTGGCGAAATCGGCATCCTCAATCTGGACGGGCTGAACAA ACGCACGGCGGATGTGCGGTCCGTGGGCTATTCTGAGCTTTTCTCCCTGTCCCGCGAGGATGTCCTGGCGGCCATGAAGGACTATCCCGATGCCCAGGAGATCCTGCAGACCCTGGGTCGCAAGCGGCTGATGGAGGTGCGCTGCGTGAACAAGAAGTACGCCAAGGCCCAGAGCGACAAGGAGGCGGCGGCCTATGCGGCGGCCCATCCGCACCACCACCCAGCCCACCACCAGGGTCAGGTGCACCAGAGCGACAGCAGCGAGAACAGTGCCTCCAAGAAGATCGTCGACAAGCTGAAGCACGACGTCAAGGGCTTCCGGAATGTGCTCAAGAAGTCCAG GACCTCGCGGAAAAGCGATGAATCCCTAGAGATGCAACCCCTGCACAACACCTCGCCCCGTGGCAGTAAGATCCTGTTGAAGCGAATGTCGCGGGTGAGATCGGACGAAAAGGATGCGGACAGTGCCGAGGCCAAGGACGAGTTGCACGACAAGACGCCCAGCCCCATTGGGGCGGggctgccgctgctgcagcGCCTCCGGCTGCTCAAAGAGAAGCAG GTCAACACGCCGCCCAATATCAGCAGCAAGATAGATTCGCATTTTGGGGCCAGCCAGGGAGTTGGATCGGTTCCGGGACTAAATGGTGGAGGCATCTCGGCGCCGGGACAATCGCTGACGGTGGCCCAGATCAAGCCCATCATGAAGGTGTCGTTCAAGCAGAAGATCCAGCAGTTGCAGGGCGGCGGAGCAGCCAGCAGCTCCCCAGGGCCGAGTACCGGAGCCATTGCCAAGAAGGAGCCGCCCAAGTCACTGGCCCTGGTGGCCAAGCATGCCACATCCGACGATCCGGTGGCCACAGCTGGAGTGGGATTGGGAGCTGGCTCTGGCATAGCCACCATATCGAAAAGGGTGGTCAAACCCGCCCACAGGATGGCCACGCCACTGCAGTCCGACACGGACACTGATGGCACGCCCATCAAGCCGTGGTCCAAGCTGAAACTGGCCACCCTGATGTCCTCCAGCTACACAAGCTTGACCAATTGCTCGCCCGATGATCTGGCCTCGCCGCTGAAGAACTACTCGCTGAGCAACATACCCCAGCAGATGGAGACGCATACGCGACCACGCCACCACAGCGCCAGGAGCAGTTCAAGATCACCACGCCACGGGCATGGACATGGGcatcatcaccatcaccatcatcaGGGGCAGTCACTGGGTCAGGGGCCAAGCTCCACCAGCACAACGGGCTCGTCGCCTGGCCAAGTGAACCAGTTGGCCAGCAGTGCTGCCAAGAGGGATTGCCTGCGTCTCCAGAAGCCGGAGCAGCATCTGCCCGACGGCGAACTGACCGAACTGGGCGGCAATGGTCGCAGGAAGCTCTACCAGAGCGTCTTCGATCTCTCCCCGGAATATTGCGGTCTGCCGTTCGTCAAGCGCCTGAAGATCCTCAACGAGCGCCAGAAGTTGGCCGAACTGGAGAGGGCCCTCCAGACCCGCAGCTTCAGCCTGGACTGCTCCAAATCCGGGCCGGATAGCAAGGTGCCCATCTCGGAGTCGTTGTATCGCTGCTACAGCGACACCTCCGGCATCTATTCGCAGTTCCTCAGCACTTACGAGTCGACCACCAGCTCCACCTCGATATCCACCAATACTTCCGCTTCCGCATCGGCATCCGcctccgcatccgcatccgcttCGGATAGCAACTCCCGCCAGTTGCAGTATGTACCCCTGCCATTAAGTCCCGAATCCAATGAGACAATGGAGCGTCGCAAGCTGAAGAGTATACTCAAGAAGCTCCAGATGGGCGGTGgtcaggaggaggaggcgggtTCAAAGGTCAACGCCAGTGGCACCACCAAAAAGGGCCAGGGTTTGCCGGCGGAGCCGACCTTGGAAGG CCCGCCCGCCAGTGCCAAGGAGGAGTTGGAATCTCCCTTCGGCGGTGCTGCGGCGATCGGTTCggttaataataaaaataatggtTGCGGTACGGGTAACGGTAACGGTACGGGTACAAGCACGGCTACGATTAACGATAATAGTGCCAATGCGAGCAATTCGATATCGCGTCCGAACAACAGTGCGTATGCGTCGTGTCCTCCACCGGCGGTGgcatttccgtttccggtgCCGGTGCCGGTCACAGTTCCGATTGCCCCTGCATCCGGTGCAGTTCCACTTCCGCTGGGATCGGAGGCGGCGAATGTCTGGTCGCCGACGTTGACGTTGGTAACGCCCACGAATTCGCCGCAGGAGAGCTTCGCGTTTCCCGCCCAGCTTCAAAGGGAGGGGGAGTTGGGCGGCcacggaaacggaaacgggCGCGGGCTCGTTGGTGGCGTTGGCAGCGCCTCAGCGGTTGGAGCCTCGGCATCCGcgtccgcatccgcatccacaTCCGCCTCGTATGTCGTCGAGTGCTCATCGTCGTCGAATCAGATCCTCCATGCCCAGTCCACCACtgatttgaatttgaatttgcagcTCAGGCAGAACACGACCAGTGCGACCATGGGCGGAACGGGTCCAGGGCCCCGGCTCGAAG GCTTCCCGGAGGCTCAGGACTACTTCAATCAAATCCTGAGCGGCATCAATCACGTAATCAAGACGCACATGAACGAGATGCACTCCAAGTTCGAGACGCAGTTCTCCAGCATGGCGGGCGAGGTGCGACGCCGCGACGCAATCATTGCCCAGCTGCAGCTCAAGCTGCGCTCCATAGAGGCCAAGTCCTCTGGCCCAGTGGCATCCACATCCGCATCCTCTTCCGCCTTGGTTCTGCCACTCAGCAGGCGACATAAGCGCGAGAAGATGTCCCAGTTGTCTGTGGACGACGATGAACCGCCCGAGGAGGACAACAGTAGTTCGGGATCTTCAGCGGAGCTTCTATTTATG CGCGGTGATTCCCTGGACACGGTCTTCACCTCATCGCCGCCCATCCAGGGCGGCAGGCGCAGCATATCGCCAGGTCCAAGTCGTCATCATGCGGCCTCGGCGAACGCCCTGAACTGTCCGAGTAGCTACTACGGAGGACCCGGCTCCCTGAGCTCCCGCCACGCCCAAAGCCATCCCAGCTTCTACTCCGGCCAGGGCAATGGACGCAGTGGCCGCAGCAGTGGCTATCGCGAGTGGAGCGGCGGAGCGGACAGCCTGGGCAGCGGGAGCGGATCGAGCAGTGCCGTCATGGTGGCGGATGTTACGGGCAATCTGGCCCGATTGTCGGACAGCGTGATCCTGGACATTGGCGAGAGCTCCAGCTCGAGCTCCTCTTCCAGCAAGATCAACATAGCCGATGTGGATgacgacgaggaggaggaagaggaTCCAGCGGCGCGGCATCCTCGAGAGGAAGAGGACGTGGACGACGAcggcggtggtggtggaggCGGCAGATCGGCAAGCCACAATGACTGGGAGGTGCGAATGCTGGCCGCCGAAATGGAGCGACAGGAGCGCAAGCGGGGTCACTCCCTCTCCGACAATCTGGGTGAGCTGAAGCACTGCAGCACGTTCCTGCGGCGACGCCGGAAATTCAGCGACACGGAGACGGAGTTCAGCGAGACGGACATGGAGGAGCAGCTGGCCAGGTCGGGCAGCGGCTCCATGGACCCAAGTGGCTCGACAGTGGCGTCTGGCTCCGGGGCCGGTggatccacatccacatccgcgGGACATCCGAGTGGCAGCCAGCGACCCCGGGCATCCAGCTTGGATCAGTTCAACCTGCGCTACGGCATCGGGCGCGGAATCTTTAAAGCAATGAGCATCGACCGTGATAAAGACAAGCTTTGA